In the Oncorhynchus tshawytscha isolate Ot180627B linkage group LG17, Otsh_v2.0, whole genome shotgun sequence genome, one interval contains:
- the pmch gene encoding pro-MCH: protein MMIFLYSVIFTLMLFSEFNTGSVIFAVQTGKLDEGRTEQESLRSILGEDTMSDNTLAAPRFRQEPVLDNGLGDEGDNTKYLILSDIGLKGHTRRGMNTAFSRALPVLPDRATDHSPAEYSLKVERREADLEMLRCMIGRVYRPCWQA from the exons ATGATGATCTTCCTATACTCTGTTATATTCACACTAATGCTGTTCTCTGAGTTTAACACCGGCTCGGTCATCTTTGCTGTACAGACAGGCAAGCTGGACGAGGGTAGGACAGAGCAGGAGAGCCTGCGATCGATACTAGGCGAAGACACAATGAGCGACAACACTCTGGCTGCCCCGAGGTTCAGACAGGAGCCCGTCTTGGACAACGGACTGGGCGACGAAGGGGACAACACAAAGTACCTCATCCTTTCA GACATTGGACTGAAAGGGCACACCAGACGTGGCATGAACACAGCTTTCTCCCGAGCCCTTCCTGTCCTCCCCGACCGAGCTACAGATCACTCTCCCGCTGAATATAGCCTGAAAGTAGAGCGCAGGGAGGCCGACCTTGAGA TGCTACGATGCATGATAGGACGAGTGTATCGACCCTGTTGGCAAGCATAA